Within Bacillus sp. FJAT-45350, the genomic segment TAGCAATACCTAAACGTTGGCAAGTTCGAATAACACGTAAAGCAATTTCTCCTCGATTTGCAATAAGTACTTTTTTAAACAATGTCTATCACCTCATTTTTTTATTTAGGAGGGACTGACTCATAACTATGTGGTTGTTTGACCTTTATGAGTCAGTCTCCAGTTAAGCTTTTTTCGACGTAATCATACTTTTTTTGACAACGCTTACATTTTTACACGCCTGAACTAGATCTTGATAGATTGTACTGACTTATTGCTTGTTCTCTTAACTTAAACTTTTGAATTTTTCCAGATGCAGTCATCGGATACTCTTCAACGACAGAAATATATCGAGGTATCTTATATCTAGCAATCTTTCCTTTGCAATAATTACGTATTTCGTCAGCAGTTGCTGATTCTCCTTCTTTTAAAACAATCCAAGCAGAAACTTCTTCTCCAAATTTTTCATCTGGAACACCAACGACTTGCACATCTAAAACCTTTGGATGTTGATATAGAAACTCTTCAATCTCTCTTGGATAAATATTTTCTCCACCACGGATAATCATATCTTTCAATCTACCAGTAATGCGGCAATAACCATGCTCATCCATAATTGCTAGGTCACCTGTGTGAAGCCAGCCGTCATTTGTAATGGCTGCAGATGTTGCTTCTGGGTTTTTATAATAGCCTTTCATAACATGGTATCCTCTTGTACATAATTCACCTTGAACACCTCTTGGAACTTCTTCATCCGTCCCTGGCTGAACAATTTTCACCTCTACATTAGGTAAGGCTCTCCCAACTGTTTCTACTTTTCTTTCAAGCGAATCATCTACCCTCGTTTGTGTAATTACTGGAGAAGATTCTGTTTGTCCGTATGCAATCGTAATTTCACTAGCGCCCATTTTTTCTATGACTGCTTTCATTACTTCAATTGGACAATTGGAACCAGCCATAATTCCAGTTCGAAGTGTAGATAAATCATACTTAGCAAAGTCCTTACTATTTAATTCTGCAATGAACATTGTCGGTACACCGTGTAATGCCGTACATTTCTCAGCCTGAACCGCTTGTAAAACCAAATCTGGATCAAATTCTTGAACTGGTACCATTGTTGCTCCTACTGTTACACAGGCAAGAGTACCAAGTACACAACCAAAACAATGGAAGAATGGTACAGGTATACACATTCTGTCATTCGCTGATAAATTCATACACTCAGCAATATTTGCTGCATTATTCGTTAAGTTATTATGTGTTAGCATAACACCCTTAGGGAACCCTGTCGTTCCAGATGTATACTGCATATTAATTACATCATCTGGCTCTAGGCTATCCATACGCTCTTCTAATTCTTCGTCTGTTACCGCTTTGCCCATCTCTACAATATCAGACCACAAATACATCCCTGGCTTTCGTTCATCACCTAAGAATATGATATTTTTTAAGAATGGTAACTTCTCAGATTGCAATTGCCCCGGCTCTGAACCTCTTAATTCAGGAAGAATTTCATATAGCATCTCTGTATAGGATGCATCACGATATGAATCCATTAAAATTAATGTTGTTGAATCTGATTGCTTAAGTAAATACTCTAGCTCAGCTGTACGATAATTTGTATTGACAGTAACTAATACAGCACCCATTTTTCCAGTAGCAAATTGAGAAGTTAACCATTCAGGGCGATTAGTAGACCAGATTGCTACATGCTCTCCACGTTCAACACCCAACTTCATTAATCCCTTGGCTACATCCCGGCATAAATCATCAAATTGCTGATACGTATATCTCAACCCTCTATCAGGATAAACAACCGCCTCATGCTCAGGTTGGTTCTTTGCAATTTTCTCTAAAAGCCTGCCAACCGATAAATCAATTTTCTCAGCCAACACTAATTCCTCCTTATTAATAGTTTAAGAGCTCAATCTAAGGTGAAATCAATCTAATGATTTTGAACGAGTTTGCTCCAGCAACTTATCATCGACTGGAACAAACTCTATTACAAGACTCTTATTATGCTTTTGCCTTCACTTTTGGTTTGTCTCCACAACCTAACTGCCTTGCGATTACAAGTCTTTGGATTTCTGAAGTACCTTCTCCAATTTCTAATAGTTTCGCATCTCTTAGCATGCGTTCTACTCCATACTCTCTCATATAACCGTATCCACCATGTATTTGAATTGCTTGGTTACATACTCTAGTTGCCGTTTCCGAAGCATATAACTTAGCAAATGCTGACTCCTTCGTAAATGAACGGTTTTGGTCTTTTAACCATGCTGATTTCAATACCATATTACGAGCTAACTCGATTTCCATTGCCATATCAGCAAGCTTAAACTGAATTGCTTGGAAATTCGAAATCGATTGACCAAATTGTTTTCTTTCTTTTGAATATTGCAGTGCCGCATCAAATGCTCCTTGAGCAATACCAACTCCTAATGCTGCAATTGAAATTCGACCACCATCTAATGTATATAAAAATTGCTTAAATCCTCTTTCAGGATCTCCTAATAGATTCTCTTTAGGAACTCGCACATCCTCTAAAATTAATTCTGCTGTATCTGAACCTCGAACACCCATTTTTTCATAGTTACTATTAATCGTGAATCCAGGTGTATCCGTTGGAACGATAAGTGCAGAGATAATGTTCTTTCCATTTGCATCCTTACCTGTTACAGCAGTTACTATGACCGTTCTTGCAAAGCTTGCATTCGTAATCCAGCACTTCTCACCATTTATGACGTATTCATCACCATCTAATACCGCCTTAGTTTGAGTGCCACCAGCATCTGAACCTGCATTCGGTTCTGTTAACCCAAATGAACCTAGTGATTGACCCGAAGCTAACGGAACTAAATGCTCTTGCTTTTGTTGTTCAGTTCCAAAATAATAAAGTGGACTTGCTCCAAGGGAAACTGCTGCAGCATAGCTTAATCCAGTTCCACCACAAGCACGGCCAATCTCTTCAACAGCTAAGGCGTACGAAATAGTATCCCCACCAGAACCACCGTACTCTTCAGGAAAAGGAATCCCCAACATGCCAAGCTCCCCCATCTTTTTAAACGTTTCTTTTGGAAACTCAGCCGTTCTATCTACATATTCCGCATTAGGTGCTACCTCATTTTGTGCAAAATCTCTTACCATATCTCTAATCATTTGTTGGTCCTGTGTTAATTCAAAGTTCATAATTTGCTTCCTCCTTATAATAGATAGATTAGTTTTAAATAACTGAGCAAACGCTCAACATTGGAAAGAACATAAGTATTTGATCCTTCTAACATAAAAATAGTATGAAAACTCTTAAAACATTCCTATTATTTTATAAAACTAGATTTTACTTAGATGTGCATGTTCAAAAAGGGAATCATAAGCCTTTTTGAACATGCTATTCTTCTCAAACAAATCTTTTCACTCTTTTGTAAGACTTCACTTCACGGAAGCTCTTCTTACCTTCCTTACTCATTCCGAGATACGATTCGCGGACCCCCTCATTAGTCAAAAGACTATCAACTGGGCCCTCCATTACAATTCTTCCATTTTCCATAATATATCCAAAATCAGCAATGGAAAGAGCGACATTTGCATTTTGTTCAACAACTAAAATAGAGGTCCCTTCCTCCTGATTTATTTGCTTAATGTTTTGGAATATCTCCTTTACTAGTAATGGAGCAATTCCTAGTGATGGTTCATCTAATAATAATAGCTTTGGCTTTGCCATAATTCCCCGGCCAATAGCTAACATTTGTTGTTCCCCACCAGATAATAATCCAGCATGCCTATTTCGAAGCATTTTTAATTTAGTAAAATAATGATACACTCTCTCAAGATCAGATTTAATATTATTTCGATCTTTTCTCGTATATGCACCTGCCATCAGATTTTCTTCCACTGTTAAATGTTTAAAGACTCTTCTTCCTTCAATACATTGAAAGATTCCATCTTTTACAATACGGTCTGGATCAATACCATTAATGTTTTTCCCATCAAATTCGATTTGACCATCTACTACTTGACCGCCATCACTTTTTAATAAACCAGAAATTGCTTTTAATGTTGTTGATTTTCCTGCTCCATTACTTCCTAATAGGGCAACGATTTTTCCGTCAGGAACCTCAAGTGACATTCCCTTTAATACTAAGATGATTTTTGAATATACAACTTCAACATTACTAAGACGGAGCATGTGTCAACCTCCTATATTTTAGAAGTAAGAGAGGGCAAAAGATTGTTACCCTCTCTTAAAATTTCTTTAGTCGTTAATTCCGAAGTAATCTGTTAGCATTACCCATTCACCACTTTGTAATTGACCTAAACGAATTTGGTCAGTACCTGCATGGTTATCAGGTGAGAATGAAACATTAGCACCTAGACCACCTAAATCAAGATTATTAATTGACTCAATTGCTGCTTTTACATCTGAACCAGTTACTTCTCCACCTGTTTGCTCTACTGCTACCCGAACTGCTTCAGCATAGATTGCAGCTGTCGCCCAACCTTGAACAAACTTCTGGTTAATGTCATCAACTGATTGTCCTTTAGAGTCTAAATACTCAACGATAGCACCCATACCTGGAATGTCTTCACTAGGAAATGCATGTGTTACAACTGCAATAAAGTCATCTAACGCTTCAACCCATTGTGCGTTGTCACTACCTTCAGGAATTAGACCTTCCCCAGCAGTCCAGTTTAATCCCATAAATTGTGTATCCCAGCCTAGGAATTTACCATCACGAACGACATTCCTTGTTTGACCCCAAGTGTAGTTAATGATTGCGTAATCTGGAACATCATTATTTCTTTCCCATGATTGTAAAGTCGTTTGAGGGTCAGTATCACCAAGCTCAATTAAAATGTCTGGTGTAATTTCAATAACGCCAGCTAAATTTTCTTCCGCATATGCTTTAATGTCTTTAATTGGTGATTCACTAAATGGATGCCCCTCATGGTAAACTAACGCAACACTTGCAGGTGTGCTTCCTTCGTGGTTTTCAGCAATCCATTCAAGCATTGCACGGCCTTGATCCGAATAGCTTGCAGCTGTTAAGAAGTTATATCCACTTTGAGAACCTGTATCCTTTAAGTTCTCTGAATATGATCCAGAGAAAAATGGTATTTCATCGGCAATAATCTGACTACGTAATGCTTCTGTATCACCTGTTCCCCATCCAATAATTGCAGCTACCTCATGTCTATCTCTTAAAGATTGATAAATTTGTTGCGCTCGACTTACATCATACGCATAATCTTCTCCAATTAAATCAATCTTGAAGTCATTATCTTGAGAGTTGAAATATTCATAGTATGCTCTTGCTCCATCTGCGTATGGTGCACCTACATCTCCAGTGGCTCCTGTTTCATCAAAAATACCGCCAATTTTAACGACTGTATCAGATTCACTTATTCCATCGTCTGTAGAACCACCTGGTGTATTTGATGCCTCATTACCTCCACACCCTGCAAGTAACCCTAGCGCAAGCACTGAACTAGCTACTGCAGCAGTTACTTTGTTTAAACGAAACTTCTTCATCAAATTTCCCCCTTTTTTTTGATAGAGCATATATTGGATGAAGCCCTCAAACTATGTAAGAACCTCTAAATCCCTTAGTAGTGAAACTTTTCAAACTGATAGTAAACAAGTTAATCCTTTGGTGAGATAATAAGCTCCTCTCTAATACGAGAATGGCCAGAGCCTTATATAGTTCTTGAAATTATTCCATATATGAACCAATCCTCCAGGCTCGAAAATAAGGAATAGGATAATTACTAGACCAAAGACAAATTCACGGAACGATGTAAGCATGTGATAAGCGTTAGGCATATAAATCGTAAGGAACTCAACCATAAAACCTAACCCTACAGGCAATAATGTAATGAAAATTGCACCTAGAATTGCACCAAAGACACTACCTAGACCACCTACTAGAATCATTGCTAAATACTGAATTGAAACTTGGATACTATAAAGCTCGACTGTTACAACCATTGTGTAATGAGCAAGTAAAGCCCCACCAATCCCAACGATGAAAGAACTTATGGCAAAGGACATAACTTTATAGCTAAACAAGTTAATCCCCATAATTTGTGCTGCAACATCTCTGTCACGAACTGCTAAAAAGGCACGACCTGTACGAGTTCTAAATAGATTAAGAGCATAAATCGTTGTCAAAATCGCAATCGTTAAACATAAAAAGTAATAGCTATTGTGACTAGAGAATGTATATCCTCCAATAGATGGACGGCTTAAAAGCATTCCAGCTCCTCCACCAGTAAGGCCACTTGCTCGACCGATAATCCAAAGAATTACTACTTGAGCTGCTAAGGTTGCAATCGCTAAGTATAACCCTTTTAATCTCAATGATGGAATACCAAACAATCCACCAATAACAGCTGTAACTAGACCTGCTAAAGGAAGTGAAATCCAGAAGCTCCATCCAAGGGTTGTTGTTAATATTGCGGATGTATAGCCTCCTACCGCTAAGAACGCCCCTACCCCCACTGAAATTTGTCCTGTAAACCCGGTTAAAATATTTAATCCAATTGCCCCAATAACAGCAATCGCACATAATGTAGCTAAACCAACTACATAGTTTGAAGCGAATAACGGAAACATAAATAACAATATGACAATGACCAACATCCTCAGTTTTACTTGAGGAATCTTAAACAACTCCATATCCTTACTGTAACTCGTCTTGTAATTCCCACATTCCATGACAAATGGATTTTTCATTCATTCACACCCTTTCGATTCCACCTTTTCCAAATAGACCATGTGGTTTAAGCATCAAAATAATTGTTACAATAATAAACGGAATGACTTCCTTAATTCCTCCACCTAAAATCGGTTGTAAGTAACCTGCAGCTAGATTTTGAATAATCCCGATAATAAATCCACCAACGATCGCTCCTGGAATACTATCAAGACCACCTAAAATAACAACAGGTAACACTGTTAGACCAATCGTTGCCATGGAAGCGTTTACACCATTGATATTACCTAATAAAACCCCACCTACTGCTGCAACTAGTGCTGCAATACCCCAGGTAATAGCGTAAACCTGTTTAACACTTATCCCCATTGACAGGGCAGCCATTTGGTCATCTGCAACACTACGCATTGCAAGACCCATTTTTGAAAATTTGAAGAATAACGTAAAAGCAACAAGTAAAATCATTACGATGATGAAAGACCATAAATAGACTGGAGCAATGACAACGTCACCCATTCTGATTGGAGTGGCAGGAAAAATTGGTGGGTATGATTTTGTTTGGTGTCCCCAAATCATATGAACCAAACCGGCTAGTAAACTAGCAAGACCGATTGTTGCCATTATGACAGATATTACTGGTGCATTTATAAGAGGTCTTAGTACGACTCGTTCAACGGTCATTCCAAGAATGGCATTGAACACTAGTGTGATTAAGAGTGCTAGAATGAATGGAATATCATAAACTGCGACTAGAGTAAGACAGATATAGGAACCGATTAAAACGAATTCACCATTGGCTAAATTTAATGCATCACTAGCTTTATAAATAAGGACAAACCCTAAAGCTACTAATGCGTAGATACTACCAACAACAATCCCTGTAATAACCATCTGCAAGAAAAAGCTCATTTACTTATGCCACCTCCTTATTTGCTTCTAAATCAATGACTTGTAAGTCAGTTTCTGCATCATTTCCATCATTGATTTTGAGCCTGAGTTGAGAGCTTGACGAGTATAAACCATCAAAAACGATTTGATATTTTTCTTCAAGATAGCTTCTTCGTACCTTTTGTGTACGAGTTAGTTCTTCATCGTCGGCATCTAACTCTTTATGGAGGATAACTATTTTCTTCACACGCATAGATTCTGGTAAGTCTTTCATAATTGAAGCAACTTCTTTTTCGATTAAGCTGATTACTTCTTTTTTCGTAGATAAATCAGCATATGTTGTGTAGACAATTTGATTTTTCTCTGCCCACCTTCCAACATTCGCCATATCAATGTTAATCATTGACACTAAATATGGTTTTGCTTTTCCAAAGACTATCGCCTCTTTTATAAAACGGCTATGCTTTAGTTTGTTTTCTATTTCCGTTGGTGCTACCTTCTCACCATTAGATAGAATTTGAATATCTTCTAACGGATCCGTAATATAGAGATGTCCATTCTCGTCAAGTTCTCCTCGGTCCCCCAATGAAACCCAACCGTCCTGAACATTGTTTTTATATGAGATATCATCTTTATAATATCCTTTAAAAACACTAGGACTCTTTACAAGAACCACTTCATTTTCGGATAACATCACTTCTGTACTAGGTAGTGGTACCCCAACACTTCGTTCGTTAATATCATTATCCCTTTGTAAGAACGACACCCCACATACTTCCGTTGCACCGTAGCACTGCTTTACATTAATTCCATGTGCTTGAAAGAAGTGCACTGCATCTGTTCCTAAGGAGCCACCCCCACTATAGGCTCGTTTAATTCTAGCTAACCCTATATGGTCACGAATGGCACTGAATACTAGAAAATCTCCTATAACGTACATAAGCTTTGTTCCAAAAGAAATCGATTCATTATTTACTTTTGCCTTGGCAACTTTATCACCATATGACTTAAAGAAATTATAAACCTTTTTCTTTAACCAACTAGAACCATCCATTCTCAGTTTAAATCTAGAGATAATATTTTCGTATGTTTTTGGTGGAGCAAACATCGTATGTGGTCCAATTTCACGCAAATCACTAAGTACTGTCGTAGGTTCCTCTGAAAAATTTATTTTTACATTTTTATACAAGGACATTGTAACAGAGATAACCTGTTCCCCTATCCAAGCTAAAGGTAAGAAAGATAACTGGTCATTGTTCTCTTCGAATCTATCAACTTCTGATAACGAATGTGCAGTAGCAAGCAAGTTACTATGACTAAGCATAACACCTTTAGGTTTCCCAGATGTACCTGCTGTATAAGATATAATTGCGATATCCTCACTATTTACTTTGTTTACTTGTTCCTCAAAGTAGGTAGGATTCTTTTGAACAAACACTTCCCCTTTCTTCTGTAAATCTGACATATAAAAGAGTTTACTATTTTTATAGCTACGTAAACTTTTATCGTTGTAATAGATGATTTTCTCTACCAGAGGTATCTTTTCCTCTATTTCAAGTAATTTATCAACTTGCTCTTGGTCTTCAGCGATGACGATTTTTGCTTCACAATGATTTAAATAGTACACAAGTTGGTCTGGAAGTGATTCCTGATAAATTCCTACTACAATTCCACCAATACTTTGTGCTGCAAGCTCCGAATAAACCCAATGTGGTCTGTTATCACCAAGAATGGCAAGCCTATCACCTTTTTCAAAGCCACACTCACTAGAAAGAGCTGCACTAAGGTTTTTTACATTTTCTAGGTATTCTCTCCATGTAATTTCATTCCAAATCCCTAATTTCTTCTGCCTTAAAGCAACAGTCTCTTTTGACGTTGTACCTCTTTCAAGTAATAATTTCGGTAATGTTTTATCAGTACTCATTACTGTTTCCCTCCCTTCACTACATAGCTTCTTCTTCACCGATGTATGCTTTAATAACCTCTGGGTTACTCTGTATTTCTTCAGGAGTACCAAAACCTATTTGTTTACCAAAATCAAGTACAGCAATATTATCTGACAAGTCCATTACTACACCTAAGTCATGCTCAATTAACACAACAGTAATGTCTTTCAGTTCATGCATATCAATAATGAATCGGGACATATCTTCTTTCTCTGAGCTATTCATCCCTGCCATCGGTTCATCTAGTAAAATTAAGTCAGGCTCTAGAGCCAATGCTCTTCCTACCTCAACCCGCTTCTGCAACCCATAAGACAAGGTCCCAACTGGTGTATGACGAATATCTTGCAATTGTAGAAACTCAATTACCTCTTCAACTGCTAGACGATGCTTAACTTCCTCCTTCTGAGCCGAGCCCCAGTAGAGGCCGCCAGCTAACAAGCCTGATTTCATTAACGTATGTCTACCTAGCTTTAAATTATCCAAAACAGACATATGTGCAAATAATGCGATATTCTGAAAGGCTCTGGCTATTCCTAAAGCAGTTCGCTTATAAGGCTTCACACCTAAGATTTCTTTGCCATTATAGCGGATAGAGCCATTAGAAGGCTGATACAATCCACTAATGCAATTCAACATACTTGTTTTCCCAGCTCCATTTGGACCAATGAGTGAAAAAATTTCCCCTTTGTTAATATGAAAGCTAACATCATTTAAGGCTTTTACACCACCGAACTGGAGTGAGACGTTCTCAATCTCCAATATTTTTGTCATTCATTGTTCCCCCTTTTTTGTAGCAAATTAAATGTAAGCGTTAACATGATTTTAAAATGAGCAGGTGCTCAATGTCAATACACAATTATAAATTTTACGAAAATTCTAAATTGTCGAAAATTGGAGCAGTTTATCCTTTCCTGTCTTATCTCCCCCTACACGTAAGATTAATAGGCTAATGTTAGATTTACTACTTCTACTGTAATTACATGCTAGTGAAATAGTTGCATGTTATGATAAAAAGATAAATAAACAAAATCGTTCTTTTACTATAATATCTGTGAGGGGAATATCGTGAATTTATTTTTATTAGGTGGAACTGGAAGAGTCGGTTCGGAAATTTTAAACTTAGCAGTTGAAGAAAATTATAATATAACTGTTTTTACTCGCTCACCAGATAAAATTGAGAAGAGTTATGTCCAAATCATCGACGGTAATGTATTAGACCCTACCTCCCTTAGTAATCAAATGAAAGGAGCAGATATCGTTGTAAGTGCTTTAAGTACAGACGGCTGCGATACTATTTCCAAAAGTATGCCATATATAATAGAAGAAATGAATAAATCACAAGTGAATAGGATTGTTACAGTTGGAACAGCTGGCATTCTACAAAGTCGTTTAGAACCTTTGAAGTTTCGATTTCAATCTGCAGAATCAAAAAGGAAAAGCACAAAAGCAGCTGAGGATCACCTCAAAGCATATCTCCTACTAAAGAAATCAAGCTTATGCTGGACGATTGTTTGTCCAACGTATTTACCTGAAGGGGAGTATACAGGGATCTACCGTGTTGAAAAGGATTTTCTCCCACTAGATGGTGAAAAAATCTCTGTTCCTGATACCGCTGAGTTTACTTTTAAACAAATAACAAATACACAGTATCTAAATACAAGAGTTGGAATTTCTTATTAAAAATATGTTTGAAGTTTCCTGGATACCATCCTTGGTTACGTTCTATTAAGATAATAGTACACTAATAAACTATTAACGAATTAACGTTCCTGAATAGATTCTATTTTATGAAAAAATACCTATACCAATGTTCAATTTAATATTAAATGATTGGAACAAATGAAGTAAAAAACTTTATTTGTTCTTTTTTATTATAGAAAAAAAGCCATTTTCATATAAATGCTACTTAAAATGCCCTTGTTTCTGCACATTCAAGTCACCAAGGTAAATAAAGGAAACTATGTTAAAATAAAAATTTATCAGATTATATCGAATTTTATCGAAACATATGGTATATTATTTTTACTCATCAGATAATTTTAGTCATTTAAAGGAGGAATACGTTAGTGAATAACTTAAACGACCAAAACAGGGAACAGTGGGCATCACGTCTAGGTTTTATGCTTGCTGCCATGGGTTCTGCTGTTGGATTAGGTAATATATGGAGATTCTCTTACGTTACTGGAGAGAATGGTGGAGCTGCCTTTCTATTACTCTATATTATTTGTATTGTCATGATTGGTATCCCAATCCTGATGGCAGAGTTCACTATTGGTAGACGAGCTCAAAGCGATGTCATTGGCTCTTTCCAGAAACTATCCCCAGGAACGCCATGGGTACTTGGTGGGTTTCTCGGTGTAGCATCCGCATTTATTATTTTATCTTTCTATGGAGTTATTGCAGGTTGGACTTTACATTATTTCACAAGTTATTTAACAGGTGGGCTATGGTCACAACCTCAAGAAGGCTACGGAGATTACTTTGGGGGATTCATTACTGACCCTATCAAACCAATCTTCTGGCAAGTTATTTTCATGGCTTTAACAATAAGTATTGTTGCAATAGGTGTTAAAAAAGGAATTGAAACTACAAATAAAATATTAATGCCTCTTCTAGCTATCTTATTAATTATCCTTGCTGGTTATAGCTTAACTCTAGGTGGAGCTAAGGAAGGACTAGCTTTCTTATTCAAACCGGACTGGTCAGTATTATCTAACCCAGACGTTTATTTAGCAGCACTAGGTCAAGCCTTCTTTTCGCTTAGCTTAGGAATGGGTGCCTTAA encodes:
- a CDS encoding NAD(P)-dependent oxidoreductase; its protein translation is MNLFLLGGTGRVGSEILNLAVEENYNITVFTRSPDKIEKSYVQIIDGNVLDPTSLSNQMKGADIVVSALSTDGCDTISKSMPYIIEEMNKSQVNRIVTVGTAGILQSRLEPLKFRFQSAESKRKSTKAAEDHLKAYLLLKKSSLCWTIVCPTYLPEGEYTGIYRVEKDFLPLDGEKISVPDTAEFTFKQITNTQYLNTRVGISY
- a CDS encoding sodium-dependent transporter, with product MNNLNDQNREQWASRLGFMLAAMGSAVGLGNIWRFSYVTGENGGAAFLLLYIICIVMIGIPILMAEFTIGRRAQSDVIGSFQKLSPGTPWVLGGFLGVASAFIILSFYGVIAGWTLHYFTSYLTGGLWSQPQEGYGDYFGGFITDPIKPIFWQVIFMALTISIVAIGVKKGIETTNKILMPLLAILLIILAGYSLTLGGAKEGLAFLFKPDWSVLSNPDVYLAALGQAFFSLSLGMGALITYGSYLSKKERLPGAAVGVASLDTVFAIIAGIMIFPAVFAFGIDPADGPGLVFVTLPGIFDSIAFGGIVGIAFFFLLAAAGLSSAVSLLEVAVAYFMRKFQWSRRKAAVLIGGIIFLLGIPSSLGIGPLSHVTFFGKDILDSMDFIASNIFLPLGGLIIALFVGWGWKKTEALEESDFGNTFIGNAWLLILRYIAPIAILIIFLRSIGLF